GGGGGCAGCATACTAGGGCCTAACACTGCTGTTTGCCACGTGCATTTTCTTCAAGGACTCCTGGTTTGTttccagaaggaaagggcaattAGGATCGGGGCCTTTGGATGTTGCCAAGGGGCGTAGGCCCGTTAGCAGCCTCAGCCCAGCTCTGCAAGGTGTGAGGTGAAATCCACCCCATTGCCTAGTTGAGTGGGGTTGTCTGGTGCTGCTGGCTTGCATCTAGTAAattactgtctactcagaagaaagtcgcATTAAGTTCAGTggaccttactcccaggtaaggacCTGTGGGGCTATAGTGTTCTATCTATGCAGCCAGGTATCTTCCAGATGACAAGGTCTCCAGatcagtgaggaccacttgctttttaaaatttccccatatatacagaactcccCGTGAAGCTTTTGGACTGCTATCTGtagctttccccctctgtgtcaaataactggagtcaaataagtgttgtttactttttataatacatcGAAGGTGGATCTCTCTTGGGAGATTCTGGATTCTCctaccttggaggtttctaagcagaggttggatggccatctgtcatggatgcattagccAAGTTTCCtatgttgcagggggttgcactagaaagatgacccttagggtcccttccagctgtatgTTTCTacgtttttctgcttcaacaatatttcattatgttcctatcattttatgtaattgtatcttgtataaattataaaaatataaataaaacgtGTTCTGTTTACAAACAAAGTATTTAAATAGCTGCCTTTCTACCAGTAGGCCGGGggggggcatgggcatagccaggatatTTGTTAAGGGGGCAGGCTTTTTAgggtggggcagaacctcagatttgtattggttTTTTCTTATTGGGGGGCACCTGTCCCCCTGGCTACGtccatggggagggggcagtcaGAAAAAGGCTGGGAAACACAACATTAGCTTTATCTTCAGTTTATTTGACCATATGTGCCTTATTTTACTGGGAAGCAGAAGATATAATAGGTTGTCTAAGCTTCAAAACTGTGCAACGGCTGTCTTTTACAGAAAAGAATTCCAATACTATAGAATTTATTCATCTTTCATTGTGTAATGCTTAATGGATGAAACGAAAGTAGCTAGTTTCAGATCCCATTCATGCCAAAAATAACTCAGCTCAACACTAATGGATCTAAGGCACTCTAGATTACCAATCAAAGAGACACAATGTAGCTAATATAAGCAATGGCAAATCATATTCAGCCCTTGCTTCTATTAGCCACATTGTGTGTGGGTTCTGTATCTGGGTTTTCAAactgtttaaagcagtggttcccaattgggaGTCTGCGTAACCCACCtagggggtccatggcaccaTCCACATAACAAAAACCACCACAGAGATGTCAAAATGTTCataagtagggggtccatggatTGGATTTTGAAAAAACAGGGGGTTCACAGTACTTAGCAAATTGGGAGCCActggttaaaaaaaattcttaaaagcCATTTGATTTTAACTTCTGCGTGGACTAGCGCCCCTACACAGGCTTTTGTGGTCAATCATTCTTTGCTTTGTATAAAATGTACAGATAAGCCACTTGAAGCATGACCATCGGAATCTGCACCTTCTGGCATATCAGATGAAGACCCAGTGAAGAATTGCACTAATTGGCCATTGCTTGACTGTTTTTAAGTGAATGCTGTTTCCTCAAATATGCCCATGCCAAGACCTTAAGAAATAACTAAGCTTTCTTACCTAAATCTATCCTGCATTTAACACCACTGGATTTTGAGCTCCCAGCTTTGAACTTTAACCAGTGGGATAGAGATGTGCAGAACCTATGGCATCTAAAAAATAGAGCTGAAAGCCCCAATAAAACCAGATTCTCCAACAGACTGAACTGCAGCATCACATTAGCCCTCTTCAGATGATCAGTTACAAACATGTGAATAGGCTTTCAAGAACATTGGCTGGCCTTAAATCCTAGACACTGACACATGTACCCATATCAATGCATGACTGGCATTAATCTGAATGCGCCCACCCTCAGATGAAAAAATGTTCCTGTGCCCGTGGAAGGAGCAGCACACACACAATCCCTCTTTAGAACAACATAATGACCAGAGCGGAagcagggaagagggaaactGTGAGAAACCAGAATTGATCCACCTGTTCCTATTTCCAAATGACAGATGAGGGCTATTGCCAAAACAAGCATTTTCTCTGTACTTTGCATTCTTGTTTGGTAGCCAAATAGTTGAACCCACCTAGTTGGGCAGGCGACACATGCCCCCTTTCCTTGTATTTCAAAATTCTTCCATTTTTCCATTGTCATGGAACAAAGAGGAAATTTCTGCTGTTCCAAGGCTATAGCAGGGTGCACCTCACTATGAATGTGAGAGTCTATTGTTttaatttctctctttttaaaaatgcctcccTCTATCAGACATTTTCTGATTTGAGAACCTTTACTCTTTTAGCAGTATCTTGCTCTCAGAGTAAAGGAAAGGACATCAGTCAGGCTATGACTCAGCTAAGCAGCTTGGTATTAGTGAGACTGTGCTGCTAATTGGTATTCCTCCTTATGAGCCACACAGTATTGTTTCCTTGTCAAAAGCTAAGAGCTCACAGGGGATAATTCTTGGTGCTGTCTACTTCTGTTAAGGATGATGCTTCTGTTTCTGGTATAAATAGCTGTTTAAAGCATGTGCTGTCTCTCTGGGCTTATTCGGAATTGTTAGCAAAAGGTGGGCAAGAGGCAGCAATTGCCTTGCTTCTGCAACTCGACACAAGACGAGTGGGATCATACTGTGCCAGCAGCACCATTTCAACAAGCAAGTCTaacagaaatgcaataaagcaTATGTGTTGACCAAAATAGGGTTGGAAACTACTtactttataaaacaaaacagagacaCTCACCCCCAACCGAGTATCAAATGAAATACAATTCAAGTTTTATAGTGCTtagtgcaaccctatgcatgcaGGACACGATTCCAACTatgttcaataggacttgctcccAGGAAATGTGTATGGGAGGACTGCAGCTTGAATAAAAGACAGTGACTTAATGTCCAGCAACACATTTATCATATGTAAAGTCTGTACTGAGTCTGAGACTCTGCTTAAATACAGCTGTCAAACACAGTTTccaaggtggggggagggggaccacAGCAAAATGTCTGTGACCATCATAATGCAGGGTTtggaagctttttctttttcttttggtcatGAAACAGTTGCTGTTGTCATTCTTACCATGCATTTGCGATCATCCAACCCTGTTAAATCCTCCTCAAATTCCTTCCCTATATCAAAATCCATGATGTAGTTTTTAAAAGTGCTTAGTGTCTTAATGATCATGTGATCGCCATCTTGAATGATCTCTTTGTCCGGTTTGAGCATATTAGCTATTTTTCTCACAGCAATATTTACATCTGAAGGGAAGAGAGACCAGAAAAGAGTTCTGTAAAGATCAAACCTCTGGAGAAGCTTTgaagattttctttaaaaaaataaacttgtaGTTCTATACAACGTGAGGAAGTTTTAATACTTATCCCCACACACAATGAAATGATAATATTGTCAACATACCTTATATAGATACTTTTGCCTAAGATTTGGACCAAGCAATTTGGATTTTGTTGAATTTACGTATCAACTCATCTGTGTATGTGCTTCACCTGATGGTATGACGACTATTATGCATAATCTTGTTTATATTTACTTTGACTATATGCCTGTCCAGAACCCTTCCTCCTTCGCCATTCCTTAAGCTCACATCCACATTTTAAAGCACTGTCACACCACTTCAACAAATATGggttcccacaaagaatcctgggaaccatagtttgctatgggtgctggggtttgcagctctgtgaggggttctcttaacaactctcaacaaccttaacaaactacagttcctgggattctttgggatAAGCCATGTCTAGTGTGGATGTGTGAAAGTTGttataaaactttaaaaatacattcaacTGAAAACTATTACTTAAGAAGTGCTACTACAGGTATAATATACCTGTTCAATGAGTTTCCTAATCAAATTTGTAGTTCAGGCTCTGCTACTCTTGTTCTGTCCCTAAGACTGTACACTTCCTGAGGTAAAAGGCTTGCTGTAACACCAGCAACATATGGTAACTTCTGGATAATTAATTTTGATAATTCAGAAGTGTTTATTTATGCTTATATAGACTTAACTTCTGGATTTTATTTCTTGCTCTTCCTATTGTTGAGGTACTTAAAAAAAGACATGGCAATATTAATAAAGAAACTCAGTAAAACCAAAATATTTTCATACAAAAGCCATATACATTGAAGTGGGACAACTTTTATGCGATTGATACTACAGAAGAATCAGATTCACCCCAAGCGTAGAAGGTATGAAGCTATGGTtgtataataaattaaaataaataaaagaatcttACCTAATGCTTTCAAATACTCCTCAAAGTTGTCATTGCTGAGCATTTTCCAATAGCCATTGAAATCGGCAGGCATGGTTGGTGCTTGTGTCCTCGTCAATATCAAAGCCTTTCAACTTGTGTGTTAATTCTGCAACATACAGCTCAGAGCCAAGTCTGAACTTTGCTGAGGCCAAGTCTGAACTCtggtttcttttatctgttcttaCGGCCATGCAGCTATGCTAGTCCCTTTAAGCCGATTAGCGTCGAAGTGTTACCTTTAAATCCCCCCAAATATCTGAACCTTTTAGCTTGCTAATGACAGCAGGATGGCTTGATTTAAATGGACGAGGTCATTGCCCTTCTATACAAATGGCTGCATGGCCACCGATTTTAGCTGAGTTTCGATTTTAACTTCTTTCCCTTCCATACGGCTAAGAAAAGAAGATGGCTTCTCCTGATACACCAATGGCACATCTTAGCACTGTATGCAGTGGACATACTAGGCAATTCAAGAAGCGACAAATTATAGTCTCTGGATCATCTGAGATCATTGCCCTCTTGTCTTCCAACCCTGTACTCCAAAGAGGTATGAAAGTTCTACCACAAAAAAGGAACTGCATTCTGAATTGCTAAATTCAGAGCAATAGGTGTTGGGAAGTAGAACTAGATGGTTATTAGATGGCGGAAAAAGAGCCAGTCATTACTCATTGAGCCTTGTAGTATTGGACTTGCACCCTGATTCCAGTTATcacccagcatctccagcagGACAGAATGTTTTATTAATCAGCTGAGATAATGCATCATTTTTGCAGCCTGAGAAATAAGCAGTCCTTCACAGAAACCTATTAACTTCAGTGCAAGTaagcgggtgtgtgtgtgcacgcacacacacacacacacacacaccgtgcacTACTGCATTATTCAACAATACATTGTTGCTCGAAAGGAATCACTTGAGACCGTAAAGTCTTCTCATCGCTTAGGAATACAGCAGGGAAATTTCAAACAAGCCGCAGAACAAATAGTTTTCAGTGTAGCATGAGCTCAAGGTTAAATTAATTGGGTTAAGAATTCCAGGACATTAGCTGGCTGCTGTGCCTCTGGATAAAGGCTGGCTCCTTCTCCCATGGGGTGCAAGGTGGCAGGTTGTAATAATCCAGATTCTCATATGTATTTGATGATGCTTAGCTCAGAGTCACACAGTACTTATTTCATATACCTAAAAAATCTGAAAATAACAACCCATCTTCAAACTCTCCCCATCAACATCTGATAGGCATCCTGCTGAAAACAACGATGACCAATATCTAAGAAATTCTGAAAGCCAAGGGGTGGTGGGAGAGATCCCCAGAGAAGCCTGCTCTACTTTAAAATCCTGAGTAACAAAGCTTAAGTAATTTGTGGCGCAAGGGGAAAATCTGGCAAGAGAAAATCTCCAGTGGCAggtgatttttaaatttaaaacacacaaagaaaGTGAGAACAGAGGAGCTGCAGCATCTTGTGATAGGAGAGAAAACAACTTAATATGGGGTTGGATCTCTATGCCAATGCTTCCCATTTATGGATTTGTGGGCCATATACCATTAGCTGCAAGAGTTTGGCTTCTTTGCAATGGTGTTTGTGAATAACATAAACTTGCTTACTTGTGTTAATTTACTAGTGGGGGGCTGAAGCTTTGATGTACCAGAGTGGACTGTCCTGGAACAGAGATGCAGGCAGGGTGCCCCTAGGAGGAAGATCACCCAGTGCAAGAGATGAACCCTTGgagaaatgtggcacaaaaaaGCAGGACTGCCAGGAGCCAGGCTGTGTCAATTTCATCCCCTCACCTCAGGCCACAAGAGCAAGTAGAGTGGTTGCATACCTCAGAACACAGCAAGGTGGCAGTGGAAGATACAGTGTACAGAATGATTCCTGCTGCTCCCCAGAGAAGGAAGAGatgtgtggtggcagcagctgaCTCCCTATGGAgggggacagaggcagcagtgtgcaAAGGCATGACGcatggtttcagttgtctttACACGAATgtacagagtatgggaaacaagcaaaaaGAACTTGAGTtcttaatacaggatggcaaatatcacttaataggcattactgaaacctggtggctTGAGACTCATGATAGGAATGTAGAATTTGAGGGGTACAACCTGCTCAAGAGATACTgataaaacaaaaaggggggagaaaCAGCATTATATGTGAAGGATGTGcacacttgtgaagagatccatgacctggagcTTAGAAGGCAGATTGAAAGAATTTAAGTTCCAACATATTCCTCAATTGCCTCTCtaaaatttcatttcccagaaggtagaagaagcaacaaagggggggggtcatttcTCTTGGGCCTGGTCCTCATCAACAAGGAGGAACTGACAGATGATGTGAAAGTATAGGGAACACTGGGATGAAGTGATCATGTTCTCTTAGGTTTCATTATACACAGGCAAGGGAAAACTGAGTGTAGTCAGAAATGCACTCTTGAGTTTTATGAAGTCTGATTTCAAAAGCTTAAGGAGCTATAGGGtaagatcccatggtcagaaatactcaaagagaaggaagtccaagatggatgggagtttttaaaaggtgaaatattttaggcagacaattccaacaataaagaaaagtgggaggtacctaaagaaaccagtgtggttGCATAAGGAGCCACACCACAGATGGGCTGTGGTGTAAGAAGggaatgtataagaaatggaaggggaaatcatgaaggaagactatacatgagtagccaacagttgctaGGAGTAGAtcaggcaggccaaagctcagaatgactGGCAGCCCCCAAACAATTCTATGACTATCTTATTGTGAGCAACAGCAACACCTAAATGCTTTAGAATCCCCATGCaatataaaaatgaacaaaacaaGTTAAACATAAGCAGGGTTTAATATTCTTTTGTTGGAAAATATGCAGTTTCCTAAATAGCATTCTCCCTGCCTTGGTATCTTGCTCCAGGAACTTACCGTTCATTCTGATTCATCTTCTAGAACAATTCACTATCGTACATATAATATTCAACTTTTACACAGTAGCAAGTATTTTTACAGTAATAGGTACAGCATAACACTGTACACTGCCCCTTAAACAATGGTATCATTGATATTTCAATGTCATATTATATACACTAATAGTGTTATCAATTACCAAAGTGTCAGTCCTGATGTAGACAAAGAGGCACCAACTGCACACAAGACAAAGGCAcaccaacatttggaggggggaACCAGAAAGTTTCAAAAAGTACAAAGTAAGTAAATACTTAAATGGGGGAACAGAAAAAGAACCCAGTGATACCTGAGCATGCCCAGTAGCCATGGAATACTGACTGCTGAATAAGGGTGGGAAAGGAAAccagaagagagaaggaaatggaATGGTGTACCCAGAAAGAGGGCAGACCGTCAGCCAGCCACGAATAGATGCGCTTTTCCAATTCAGAGTAGAATGTATGGTACTTGATAAACATACTCTCAGAATTTAATCTTCATAACAACACAgtgaagtactgtatattctggcgtataagactactttttaatccaggaaaatcttctcaaaagtcgggggtcgttttatacgccgggtggagaatctgtggtcgagtatatctcaaactctatattttaactggaaaagttgggggtcgtcttatacgcccagtcgttttatatgccggaaaatacggtaggttaggctgagagcgagCAGCTGGCTAAAAGTTAATCGCTCATTCCATGAACTTTACAGCTGAGCAGGAGTTTGAATTCAGGCACCCCTTGTCTAAAGTCCAACATGCTATCCATTATCATTATATTGTAAGTTCTACCTAAAAAGGGGTCAGAAATTGAATCAATGAAAAGATTGCCATATGGCACCCCAGTTTTGATTTGTCCTCCTTTCAATTTTCCTTGCTTTAttttcagccccacccccaagcaGGGTAAGGACAAGGGAGTAATGGATAATCACATTGATTATCAAGTTCTAAAAGACACAGAAGTACCGGTCGGTGTATTGAAACCGGTTTCcagaaatttcatttcatttgcaagTTATATTTGTACCATTTCATTTGCAAGTTATAAACATTCTTCCAAAAGTCACATGCAAAATAGGTATTTTATTAAGATGTATGCAAAGCAATGTTTTACATATGGTATTCTGCAACCACCAATTATTTCAGAATCATAGCAGACCCACAAAAGAAATTCAAAGAGGGAGTGTGGTGAGGGAGTGGATGCGTCAatacctgtccccccccccaagcaccaTCCCTTATCATCTCACATTCAGCAGGAAGGCTTGAATGGGAGTTTTTTTACATGCTAAATGTACTTAGAATCCTGCTTGTGCAGTGTTATTGGTCACAGAAATACTGTGTAAGCGTACTCAGCCAAACATGTGAAGAAACCCCCTTCAGACAATCCTGCATCTGGGGTAGAACCAATGGGGCTGTCTCTTTattctaaacaaaatcgaaaattctttctagtagcaccttagagaccaactgagtttgttcctggtatgagctttcgtgtgcatgcacacttcttcagatacactgaaacagaagtcaccagatccttaaatatagtgggggagtggggaggggtattactcagaagggtggtgggaatgggtgataggctgataagtgtggaaaacctgttgacgactctaaacggctgcagttagtcttgcagggaaatgcaaggggtgagatggctaaagatggctttgttatgtataatgagataagaatccaatgtctttgttcaaaccaggtttctccatggttttaagtttggtgattagttgcaattcagccacttctctttccagtctatttctgaaatttctttgtattaagacagctactttgagatcttttatagaatgtcctgggagattgaagtgttctcctactggtttctctgtcttgtgattcctgatatcagatttatgtccatttatcctttggcgtagggtttggcctgtttgtccaatatagagagctgaagggcactgttggcatttgattgcatacacaatgttggaagatgagcaattaaatagtcctgagatggtgtgtttgatgttgttgggaccagtaatggtgttatccgggtttatgtggcagcaaagttggcatctgggtttattgcaggctctggtaccagtgtccatgttgagtcctgtttttgtattattgtgggtgaggagctgtttgagattgggtggctgtttgtatgcgatgaagggtcttcctcccagagcttgagaaagagaactgtcattgtctaggagaggttgtagatctctgatgatgcgttgtactgttttaacttgggagctgtatgtgatgactagtggtgttctgttattttcttttttgggtctgtcttgcagcaagttctctctgggtatcagtctggctctgtcgatctgttgcttaacttcatcaggtggatattttagttctaaaaaggtttgctgtagatctcttaggtgagagtctctgtctgtagagttggaacagatgtggctgtaacgtagggcctggctatatacaatggattgtttggtatgtttgggatggtagctagaagcatgtagatatgtttgtcggtcagttggtttaccgtataaggtggtgtctatgtgtccatcctgtatttttatagtagtgtccaaaaagtgtatttcttgcatagattggttcatagttaggttgatggtggggtgaaagtcattgaatgtcttgtggaaggtgtccagggtctgttgaccatgtgtccagataataaaaatatcatcaatgtaacgcaggtacaagagaggtttgagtgggtaggagtttaggaaacgttgttctaaatctgccatgaagatgttggcatactgtggggccatgcgggtgcccattgctgtgccgttgatctgaaggaacaggtcctcaccaaatttgaagttgttgtgggtaaggacaaaatgacagagtttcgtagcaaagtctgctgtggttttatctgaaatggtgttccttatagcttgtaaaccatcgttgtgtgggatgttggtatacagagattccacatccatagtgactagaatagtattgttaggaa
The sequence above is drawn from the Lacerta agilis isolate rLacAgi1 chromosome 5, rLacAgi1.pri, whole genome shotgun sequence genome and encodes:
- the RBP1 gene encoding retinol-binding protein 1, whose translation is MPADFNGYWKMLSNDNFEEYLKALDVNIAVRKIANMLKPDKEIIQDGDHMIIKTLSTFKNYIMDFDIGKEFEEDLTGLDDRKCMTCVMWDGDKLLCVQKGEKEGRGWTQWIEGDEMHLEIRACGVKCKQVFKKVQ